The Deltaproteobacteria bacterium genomic sequence CCGGTGAAGCTCGTCATCGGGTCGCTCATCCTGGTCTTTGTCGGCCTCGAACTCTGGCCCCGGTTCTCGGCCCTGGCCCTGGACCGGAAGTTCATTCCCCTGGGTGGATTGATCAGCGGATTCTTTGGCGGGCTGTCCGGGCATCAGGGGGCCTTTCGGAGCATGTTCCTCCTGAAGGCCGGGCTGGACAAGACGGCCTTCGTGGCCACGGGGGTGATGATCGCGGTCCTGGTCGACATGTCCAGAATCCTCGTCTACGGATGGGATTTGAGGGCCCGGAGTCTGGACGTCGAATGGCCCTTGGTGGGCTCGGCCTGCCTGGCGGCCTTTGCCGGGTCGTTCATCGGGTCCCGGATTCTGAAGAAGATCACCATCAAGTCCGTCCAGATCCTTGTTTCCGGGCTGCTGC encodes the following:
- a CDS encoding sulfite exporter TauE/SafE family protein; the protein is MDILIVSLAALGAAALTLFSGFGLGTLLMPVVAIFFPMEVAIGVTAIVHLANNLFKVVLLGRNADRSVLLAFGIPAVIAAFAGALVLVWVSGAGSLFEYTAFGRYMQVSPVKLVIGSLILVFVGLELWPRFSALALDRKFIPLGGLISGFFGGLSGHQGAFRSMFLLKAGLDKTAFVATGVMIAVLVDMSRILVYGWDLRARSLDVEWPLVGSACLAAFAGSFIGSRILKKITIKSVQILVSGLLLILALGFVTGVF